A DNA window from Halorubrum sp. DM2 contains the following coding sequences:
- a CDS encoding halocyanin domain-containing protein gives MRSNADAAAEGDDAGSMSRRGFFRAGAAGAAVAAGVAAGSGSAAAQYDGWLEGVSNYDGTHDYTGQEEVTVEVGAVDGLKFGPAAILVDPGTTVVWEWTGQGGAHNVVATDGTFDSGETVAEEGTTFEYTFDDAEDGDVFNYSCTPHEAAGMKGSVAVGSVDDDLVDPQTGGDGGSGEGSGAAGYGDWFENVGNYEGTRDLRGQSEVTVSVGAGENGLLFDPPAILVDPGTTVIWEWTGQGGGHNVVEENDVFSSGEPVPDEGTTFEYTFEDAGEGDVFRYACSPHQAVGMKGAVAVGAVDDDLIGGNGGGSGGGSGLSASDIGSLALAFGFAGALLVPLFYAAHRKAEGNA, from the coding sequence ATGAGATCGAACGCCGACGCTGCCGCCGAGGGCGACGACGCCGGGTCGATGAGCCGTCGCGGGTTCTTCCGTGCCGGAGCCGCCGGGGCGGCGGTCGCCGCGGGAGTCGCGGCCGGAAGCGGGAGCGCGGCCGCCCAGTACGACGGGTGGTTAGAGGGTGTCAGCAACTACGACGGGACGCACGACTACACCGGACAGGAGGAGGTCACCGTCGAGGTCGGCGCGGTGGACGGCCTCAAGTTCGGCCCGGCCGCGATCCTGGTCGACCCCGGGACGACGGTCGTGTGGGAGTGGACCGGACAGGGCGGGGCCCACAACGTCGTCGCCACCGACGGGACGTTCGACAGCGGCGAGACGGTCGCCGAGGAGGGGACCACCTTCGAGTACACGTTCGACGACGCCGAGGATGGCGACGTGTTCAACTACTCCTGTACGCCGCACGAGGCGGCCGGCATGAAGGGGTCCGTCGCGGTCGGCTCCGTCGACGACGACCTCGTCGACCCGCAGACGGGCGGCGACGGCGGGTCCGGCGAGGGGAGCGGCGCAGCCGGGTACGGCGACTGGTTCGAGAACGTCGGCAACTACGAGGGGACCCGCGACCTCCGCGGACAGAGCGAGGTCACCGTCTCGGTCGGTGCGGGCGAGAACGGCCTGCTGTTCGACCCGCCCGCGATCTTGGTCGACCCGGGGACGACCGTGATCTGGGAGTGGACCGGACAGGGCGGCGGTCACAACGTCGTCGAAGAGAACGACGTCTTCTCCAGCGGGGAGCCGGTCCCGGACGAGGGAACGACCTTCGAGTACACCTTCGAGGACGCGGGCGAGGGCGACGTGTTCCGTTACGCGTGTTCGCCGCATCAGGCCGTCGGCATGAAGGGCGCGGTCGCGGTCGGGGCGGTCGACGACGACCTCATCGGCGGAAACGGTGGCGGTTCCGGCGGCGGTAGCGGTCTCTCCGCGAGCGACATCGGGAGTCTGGCGCTCGCCTTCGGCTTCGCCGGCGCGCTGCTCGTCCCGCTGTTCTACGCCGCGCACCGGAAGGCCGAAGGGAACGCGTAG
- a CDS encoding DUF420 domain-containing protein codes for MSDWARENVTVLTAAASAVALALVFGAVGGVVPSSTLPRASDAVLAAIPHFNAAVSATAIATILLGWRAISRGNVKRHRNFMVTSFALFTAFLGAYLYRLIHVGTTEFPGPEAVYTYLYLPFLAIHILLAIVCIPFVFHALFLAATRPFEDLYHTRHSQVGFVGAVLWLVSFAMGIGVYLLLYHLY; via the coding sequence ATGTCCGATTGGGCCCGCGAGAACGTCACCGTCCTGACCGCCGCCGCCTCCGCCGTCGCGCTCGCGCTCGTCTTCGGCGCGGTCGGCGGGGTCGTCCCGAGTTCGACGCTACCGCGCGCGAGCGACGCCGTCCTCGCCGCGATCCCGCACTTCAACGCCGCCGTCTCCGCGACCGCCATCGCCACCATCCTGCTCGGCTGGCGGGCTATCTCCCGCGGGAACGTGAAGCGGCACCGGAACTTCATGGTGACCTCGTTCGCGCTCTTTACGGCCTTCCTCGGCGCGTACCTCTACCGGCTGATCCACGTCGGCACCACGGAGTTCCCCGGGCCGGAGGCGGTCTACACGTACCTCTATCTCCCGTTCCTCGCGATCCATATCCTGCTCGCGATCGTCTGTATCCCGTTCGTCTTCCACGCGCTCTTCCTCGCCGCGACCCGACCGTTCGAGGACCTCTACCACACGCGGCACTCGCAGGTCGGGTTCGTCGGCGCGGTCCTCTGGCTGGTCTCGTTCGCGATGGGAATCGGCGTGTACCTGCTGCTGTACCATCTCTACTGA
- the gatE gene encoding Glu-tRNA(Gln) amidotransferase subunit GatE, with protein MSTDATPEYDYEELGLVAGLEIHQQLDTETKLFCDSPTVERDPEESDRSITRRLHPTKSELGELDDAAMEESRVDREFTYLAYDTTCLVEEDDEPPRRVDDEALAVALQIADLLDLSVVDQAHVMRKLVIDGSNTSGFQRSILLGQDGAIETESGSVSVVDLMLEEESAKRVEETDDGVVYSLDRLGVPLVEIGTGPDIRSPEGARQAAERIGMLLRSTGAVKRGLGTIRQDVNVSIADGARVEVKGVQDLQGIEDIVRGEVGRQAELLDIRDELRERDASVGEVSDVTDTFADTESGVIRGALDSGGKVTAVPLFGFDGLVGREIQDDRRLGTELSDHAKRHGAGGIFHTDELPAYGVTEAEVDALRDAVGAGEGDAVAIVAADPETADLAIEAAAERAETAIEGIPEETRGANDDGTTRYLRPLPGAARMYPETDVPPVEPDPSDVETPELLDEKTERYGDEFGLDAGLAEQVAFGQRFPLFERAVGRGVDPTFAASTLESTTTEIRRDGAAVERLTDEHFLDLFDLVEGGDLAKEGVPEVLATLAENPSLSAAEAVEEAGLSGVSEEEVREAVVEVVERNADQINAEGMAAFSGLMGEAMGALRGKADGEVVSDVLREEIGKRS; from the coding sequence ATGAGTACGGACGCGACCCCCGAGTACGACTACGAGGAACTGGGGCTCGTCGCCGGTCTGGAGATCCACCAGCAGCTCGACACGGAGACGAAGCTGTTCTGCGACTCCCCGACCGTCGAGCGCGACCCCGAGGAGTCCGACCGTTCGATCACCCGGCGGCTCCACCCGACGAAGAGTGAGCTGGGCGAACTCGACGACGCGGCGATGGAGGAGAGCCGCGTCGACCGCGAGTTCACCTACCTCGCGTACGACACGACCTGCCTCGTCGAGGAGGACGACGAGCCGCCCCGGCGCGTCGACGACGAGGCGCTCGCCGTGGCGCTCCAGATCGCCGACCTGCTCGACCTCTCGGTCGTCGATCAGGCGCACGTCATGCGGAAGCTCGTGATCGACGGCTCGAACACCTCCGGCTTCCAGCGCTCGATCCTGCTCGGACAGGACGGCGCGATCGAGACGGAGTCGGGCTCGGTGTCGGTCGTCGACCTCATGCTCGAAGAGGAGTCGGCCAAGCGCGTCGAGGAGACCGACGACGGCGTCGTCTACTCGCTGGATCGCCTCGGCGTCCCCCTCGTCGAGATCGGGACGGGACCGGACATCCGCAGCCCCGAAGGGGCCCGGCAGGCGGCCGAGCGCATCGGGATGCTGCTCCGCTCGACGGGCGCGGTCAAGCGCGGGCTGGGCACGATCCGGCAGGACGTGAACGTCTCCATCGCCGACGGCGCGCGGGTTGAGGTGAAAGGCGTTCAGGATCTTCAGGGAATCGAGGACATCGTCCGCGGCGAGGTCGGCCGACAGGCCGAACTGCTCGACATCCGCGACGAGCTCCGCGAGCGCGACGCGAGCGTGGGCGAGGTCTCGGACGTGACCGACACCTTCGCCGACACCGAATCGGGAGTGATCCGCGGCGCGCTCGACTCGGGCGGAAAGGTGACCGCGGTCCCCCTGTTCGGCTTCGACGGTCTCGTCGGCCGCGAGATCCAGGATGACCGCCGGCTCGGCACGGAGCTGTCCGACCACGCGAAGCGTCACGGCGCGGGCGGCATCTTCCACACCGACGAGCTGCCGGCGTACGGCGTCACCGAGGCGGAGGTCGACGCCCTCCGCGACGCGGTCGGCGCGGGCGAGGGAGACGCGGTCGCCATCGTCGCGGCCGACCCGGAGACCGCCGACCTCGCGATCGAGGCCGCCGCCGAGCGCGCCGAGACCGCCATCGAGGGGATCCCCGAGGAGACGCGCGGCGCGAACGACGACGGTACCACCCGCTACCTCCGCCCGCTGCCGGGGGCCGCGCGGATGTACCCAGAGACGGACGTGCCGCCGGTCGAGCCTGACCCCTCGGACGTCGAGACGCCCGAACTGCTCGACGAGAAGACCGAACGGTACGGCGACGAGTTCGGTCTCGACGCCGGACTCGCCGAGCAGGTCGCCTTCGGCCAGCGGTTCCCGCTGTTCGAGCGGGCGGTCGGGCGCGGCGTCGACCCGACCTTCGCGGCGTCGACACTCGAATCGACGACGACGGAGATCCGCCGCGACGGTGCGGCCGTCGAACGCCTCACCGACGAGCACTTCCTCGACCTCTTCGACCTCGTCGAGGGCGGCGACCTCGCGAAGGAGGGCGTCCCCGAGGTGCTCGCGACGCTCGCCGAGAACCCGTCACTGTCCGCCGCCGAGGCCGTCGAGGAGGCCGGCCTCTCGGGCGTGAGCGAGGAGGAAGTCCGCGAGGCGGTCGTGGAGGTCGTCGAGCGCAACGCCGACCAGATCAACGCCGAGGGGATGGCTGCCTTCTCCGGACTGATGGGTGAGGCGATGGGAGCGCTTCGTGGCAAGGCCGACGGCGAGGTCGTTTCCGACGTGTTACGCGAGGAGATCGGCAAGCGGTCGTAG
- a CDS encoding phosphate-starvation-inducible PsiE family protein, with product MADSPPADPSDDPSSPDRTPNPSVAKTRGDRVSDATNRFIHGVELAAAALFALLFGIGVIDLAIQIAESVPTGAITDPNTVIGFIETGLLLLIIVEVYETVVAYIEQSDTRRIVRLVIYTGVIAMVRKVIIYRTTEYSSAEGALFAAVSYTIIILGLVALLYVERSVGNPLAE from the coding sequence ATGGCAGACTCGCCCCCGGCCGACCCGTCGGACGACCCGTCCTCGCCGGACCGGACGCCCAACCCGTCAGTCGCGAAGACGCGCGGCGACCGCGTCTCCGACGCGACGAACCGATTCATCCACGGCGTCGAGCTGGCCGCGGCGGCGCTTTTCGCGCTCCTGTTCGGGATCGGCGTCATCGACCTCGCGATCCAGATCGCCGAGTCCGTTCCCACCGGCGCGATCACCGACCCGAACACGGTCATCGGGTTCATCGAGACCGGACTCCTCCTCCTGATCATCGTCGAGGTGTACGAGACAGTCGTCGCCTACATCGAACAGAGCGACACCCGGCGGATCGTCCGTCTGGTGATCTACACCGGCGTCATCGCGATGGTCCGGAAGGTGATCATCTATCGGACGACGGAGTACTCGTCGGCCGAGGGCGCGCTGTTCGCCGCGGTGTCGTACACGATCATCATCCTCGGGCTCGTGGCGCTTCTGTACGTCGAGCGGTCGGTCGGGAACCCGCTGGCCGAGTGA
- a CDS encoding Lrp/AsnC family transcriptional regulator, translated as MDERDVRLLKAIADLGTGSPERLHEETQIPVSTIHYRLNNLREDGVIQNDLYDFDHEALGLGVTVIVEVLASYEGPYEEFADELLAVEGVTEAFFTMGETDFVVLARLSSSDTVERLISDFEAIPEVERTNSTFTIATLRDESRAPATYDLDTLIEELTD; from the coding sequence ATGGACGAGCGCGACGTGCGACTGTTGAAGGCCATCGCCGATCTGGGGACGGGAAGCCCGGAACGGCTCCACGAGGAGACACAGATTCCGGTGTCGACGATCCACTACCGGCTGAACAACCTGCGGGAGGACGGCGTCATCCAGAACGACCTGTACGACTTCGACCACGAGGCGCTCGGGCTCGGCGTCACCGTCATCGTCGAGGTGCTCGCGAGCTACGAGGGCCCCTACGAGGAGTTCGCCGACGAACTGCTCGCGGTCGAGGGCGTCACGGAGGCGTTCTTCACGATGGGCGAGACGGACTTCGTCGTCCTCGCGCGGCTCTCCTCGTCGGACACCGTCGAGCGCCTCATCAGCGACTTCGAGGCGATCCCGGAGGTCGAGCGCACGAACTCGACGTTCACCATCGCCACGCTGCGCGACGAGTCTCGCGCGCCCGCCACCTACGACCTCGACACGCTGATCGAAGAACTGACGGACTGA
- a CDS encoding EamA family transporter codes for MKLGKLLSTPESIVGAFLLLATLWGTSFVAIEAGLHYFPPLLFAGVRYVVAGAVVLGYAAVAADRWLPRGRDEWLGVAVAGTFVIAAYHGFLYLGEIRISGAVAAVVVSLSPVLTAVFAAALLPNERLGPVEIGGFALGIVGVAVVADPAAAGLGSAAVVGVALAFAGATAFSLGAVLLRPLRTDLPIAALQGWAMVIGAGQLLVVAVAIGESPAAIVWNQTSIASLAYLTLLSGVVAFLLYFALLDAVGPSQLHLVGYAEPVVAAIGSWVLLGHLVDAEALIGFVAILAGFLVLERREIADYVGLDRLSG; via the coding sequence ATGAAGCTCGGAAAGCTCCTCTCTACTCCCGAATCGATCGTCGGCGCGTTCCTCCTCCTCGCGACGCTGTGGGGCACGTCCTTCGTCGCAATCGAGGCCGGCCTCCACTACTTCCCGCCGCTGCTTTTCGCGGGCGTCAGGTACGTCGTCGCCGGCGCGGTCGTGTTGGGCTACGCCGCGGTCGCCGCGGACCGGTGGCTCCCGCGGGGCCGCGACGAGTGGCTTGGCGTCGCCGTCGCGGGCACGTTCGTGATCGCGGCGTACCACGGGTTCCTCTACCTCGGCGAGATCCGGATCTCCGGCGCGGTCGCCGCGGTCGTCGTGAGCCTCTCGCCGGTGTTGACGGCGGTCTTCGCGGCCGCGCTCCTCCCGAACGAGCGGCTCGGTCCCGTCGAGATCGGCGGGTTCGCGCTCGGGATCGTCGGCGTGGCCGTCGTCGCCGACCCGGCCGCGGCCGGACTCGGCAGCGCGGCCGTCGTCGGCGTCGCGCTCGCGTTCGCGGGAGCGACCGCCTTCTCGCTCGGCGCGGTGCTGTTGCGCCCGCTTCGAACCGACCTCCCCATCGCCGCGCTTCAGGGGTGGGCGATGGTGATCGGGGCCGGCCAGCTGCTCGTCGTCGCCGTCGCGATCGGCGAGTCCCCGGCCGCGATCGTCTGGAACCAGACATCGATCGCGTCGCTCGCGTACCTGACGCTGCTGTCCGGCGTCGTCGCGTTCCTCCTGTACTTCGCGCTGCTCGACGCCGTCGGCCCGTCGCAGCTCCACCTCGTCGGCTACGCGGAGCCGGTCGTCGCGGCGATCGGCAGCTGGGTCCTGTTGGGCCACCTCGTCGACGCCGAAGCGCTGATCGGGTTCGTCGCGATCCTCGCCGGCTTCCTCGTCTTGGAACGGCGAGAGATCGCCGACTACGTCGGTCTCGATCGGCTGTCGGGGTAG
- a CDS encoding 2Fe-2S iron-sulfur cluster-binding protein, giving the protein MTEGDATGGKDDGLVPLVVVVDGDDRVELDVEPGRNLRRVLLDAGLSPYAPATRRLNCGGRGLCATCGVRVREGPPTDHWHDRLADRFGYPRLSCQIAVDRPMTVALVAKRVWGGRRSSSEEDAETADTANANAESANRE; this is encoded by the coding sequence ATGACCGAAGGCGACGCCACCGGTGGGAAGGACGACGGGCTGGTCCCCCTCGTCGTCGTCGTCGACGGCGACGACCGGGTCGAACTCGACGTCGAACCGGGGCGGAACCTCAGACGAGTCCTGCTCGACGCCGGGCTGTCGCCGTACGCGCCCGCGACACGCCGACTGAACTGCGGCGGGCGAGGGCTGTGTGCCACCTGCGGGGTCCGCGTCCGAGAGGGGCCGCCGACCGACCACTGGCACGACCGGCTCGCCGACCGGTTCGGCTATCCGCGGCTCTCCTGTCAGATCGCGGTCGACCGGCCGATGACGGTCGCGCTCGTCGCCAAGCGCGTGTGGGGCGGGCGGCGGTCGAGCTCGGAGGAGGATGCGGAGACGGCGGACACAGCGAACGCAAACGCGGAGTCGGCGAACCGCGAGTAA
- a CDS encoding biotin--[acetyl-CoA-carboxylase] ligase has protein sequence MDTRRALLDALAADDGPVSGPALAESLGVSRAAVWKAVEGLREEGFAVESTPNGYVPPDDPGYSGPGVAFGLDAPFSVEYHDRIASTNERARELAADGATDVAVVADEQTGGRGRLDREWVAPSGGVWLSVLTRPDVPTARAPLFTLAAAVATTDAAREAGVDATIKWPNDVLVGGDADDSERDDAAGRGGRKLAGILTEMEGEADRVGWLVVGVGVNADIDPETLPEGATSLSAERDGPVDRRRFAATLLERFAELTASPEALDRILPAWRERASTLGRRVRVDTADGSVEGTAVDVAEPGALVVETDEGRRRVHAGDCEHLRDAE, from the coding sequence ATGGACACGCGGCGCGCGCTGCTCGACGCCCTCGCGGCCGACGACGGTCCCGTCTCCGGGCCGGCCCTCGCGGAGTCGCTCGGCGTCTCGCGGGCGGCCGTCTGGAAGGCCGTCGAGGGGCTTCGCGAGGAGGGGTTCGCGGTCGAATCGACGCCGAACGGGTACGTCCCCCCCGACGATCCGGGCTACTCCGGGCCGGGGGTCGCCTTCGGCCTCGACGCCCCATTCTCGGTGGAGTACCACGACCGGATCGCGTCGACGAACGAGCGGGCGCGCGAGCTGGCGGCGGACGGCGCGACCGACGTCGCCGTAGTGGCCGACGAACAGACTGGAGGTCGGGGTCGTCTCGACCGCGAGTGGGTGGCACCGAGCGGCGGCGTCTGGCTGTCGGTCCTGACGCGCCCCGACGTGCCGACGGCGCGCGCGCCGCTTTTCACTCTCGCGGCCGCGGTGGCGACGACCGACGCCGCCCGCGAGGCCGGCGTGGACGCGACGATCAAGTGGCCCAACGACGTGCTCGTCGGCGGCGACGCGGACGATTCGGAGCGTGACGACGCCGCCGGCCGCGGCGGGCGCAAGCTGGCGGGAATCCTCACGGAGATGGAAGGGGAGGCCGACCGCGTCGGCTGGCTCGTCGTCGGCGTCGGCGTCAACGCCGACATCGACCCCGAGACGCTGCCCGAGGGCGCGACGTCGCTGTCGGCCGAGCGCGACGGTCCGGTCGACCGCCGCCGGTTCGCCGCGACGCTCCTCGAACGCTTCGCGGAGCTGACGGCCTCGCCCGAGGCGCTCGACCGGATCCTTCCCGCGTGGCGCGAGCGGGCGAGCACGCTCGGCCGACGCGTCCGCGTCGACACCGCGGACGGCTCCGTGGAGGGGACCGCGGTCGACGTCGCGGAGCCGGGTGCGCTCGTGGTCGAGACCGACGAGGGCCGGCGACGCGTCCACGCGGGCGACTGCGAACACCTGCGCGACGCGGAGTGA
- a CDS encoding universal stress protein translates to MPLYNRILVPTDGSSEGELAVCHALDLAAVHGATVRAIYVVDTARYAGMPMETTWEGVGDLLYDDGEAALSTVRELAADRDVDVETAVVEGSPSREIITHAEETGCDLVVMGTHGRGGIDRLLLGSVAEKVVRGSSVPVLTVRIGDDDAVAAESAAESEGSRTETGSEAEPEAGPGTETGTRSTLDATETG, encoded by the coding sequence ATGCCCCTATACAACCGAATTCTGGTTCCGACCGACGGCTCCTCGGAGGGAGAGCTGGCGGTGTGCCACGCGCTCGACCTCGCCGCGGTCCACGGGGCGACCGTCCGGGCGATATACGTGGTCGACACCGCGCGGTACGCCGGGATGCCGATGGAGACGACGTGGGAGGGCGTCGGCGACCTCCTGTACGACGACGGCGAGGCGGCGCTCTCGACGGTGCGAGAGCTGGCCGCCGACCGCGACGTCGACGTCGAGACAGCCGTCGTCGAGGGATCGCCCAGCCGCGAGATAATCACGCACGCCGAGGAGACGGGCTGCGATCTGGTCGTGATGGGGACCCACGGCCGCGGCGGCATCGACCGACTGCTCCTCGGTAGCGTCGCGGAGAAGGTCGTCCGCGGCTCGTCGGTCCCGGTGTTGACGGTCCGGATCGGCGACGACGACGCGGTCGCGGCCGAGTCGGCAGCGGAGTCGGAGGGGTCCAGAACCGAGACCGGCTCCGAAGCGGAACCGGAAGCGGGGCCGGGAACGGAGACGGGGACCCGATCGACGCTCGACGCGACCGAGACGGGCTGA
- a CDS encoding redox-regulated ATPase YchF: MSYRIGLVGKPSVGKSTFFNAATMNDVPEGAYPFTTIDPTVGEAYVRVDCAAPEFDETCTPSVGVCREGTRFVPVKLVDVAGLVPGAHEGRGLGNQFLTDLNETDVLIHVVDFSGKTDIEGEATEGHDPREDIDFLEEELDAWYLDVLEKGLEKFETRYHGADAAIEAELADQMSAFGTDKDRMKRTILAQDLELDPETWDETDRIELAREIRKRTKPMVIAANKMDTPEAQANWETITTDPDYDHLSFVPASAHAEKALKNADDAGVVDYTPGASDFEVVGDVSGEQEAGLDRIGEFVSEYEGTGVQGALEAAVFDVLGCIAVFPGSANGSKDEKGVFRDCFILPEGSTTEDFAYHIHSDIGEGLLHGTDCRSGRQVGTDRELSHRDVIELVSTNQAAP, translated from the coding sequence ATGAGTTACCGGATCGGACTCGTCGGCAAGCCCTCCGTGGGGAAGTCGACGTTCTTCAACGCCGCGACCATGAACGACGTACCCGAGGGCGCGTACCCGTTCACTACGATCGACCCGACCGTCGGCGAGGCGTACGTCCGCGTCGACTGCGCCGCTCCCGAGTTCGACGAGACCTGTACGCCGAGCGTCGGCGTCTGCCGCGAGGGGACCCGCTTCGTGCCCGTGAAACTCGTCGACGTGGCGGGGCTGGTCCCGGGCGCGCACGAGGGGCGCGGACTCGGTAACCAGTTCCTCACCGACCTCAACGAGACCGACGTGTTGATCCACGTCGTCGACTTCTCCGGGAAGACCGACATCGAGGGCGAGGCGACCGAGGGCCACGACCCGCGCGAGGACATCGACTTCTTGGAGGAGGAGCTCGACGCGTGGTACCTCGACGTGTTGGAGAAGGGCTTAGAGAAGTTCGAGACGCGGTATCACGGCGCTGACGCCGCCATCGAGGCGGAGCTTGCCGACCAGATGTCCGCGTTCGGGACCGACAAAGACCGGATGAAACGCACCATCCTCGCGCAGGACCTCGAACTCGACCCGGAGACGTGGGACGAGACGGACCGGATCGAACTGGCCCGCGAGATCCGGAAGCGCACAAAGCCGATGGTGATCGCCGCCAACAAGATGGACACGCCGGAGGCACAGGCCAACTGGGAGACGATTACGACGGACCCCGACTACGACCACCTCTCGTTCGTCCCCGCGAGCGCTCACGCCGAGAAGGCCCTGAAGAACGCCGACGACGCCGGCGTCGTCGACTACACGCCCGGCGCGAGCGACTTCGAGGTCGTCGGCGACGTCTCCGGTGAGCAGGAGGCGGGGCTCGACCGGATCGGCGAGTTCGTCTCCGAGTACGAGGGGACGGGCGTTCAGGGCGCGCTCGAAGCCGCCGTCTTCGACGTGCTGGGTTGTATCGCCGTCTTCCCCGGATCCGCGAACGGGAGTAAAGACGAGAAGGGCGTCTTCCGCGACTGCTTCATCCTCCCCGAGGGGTCGACCACCGAGGACTTCGCGTACCACATCCACTCGGACATCGGCGAGGGGCTCCTCCACGGCACCGACTGCCGGAGCGGCCGACAGGTCGGGACCGACCGCGAACTCAGTCATCGCGACGTGATCGAACTGGTCTCGACGAACCAGGCCGCGCCCTGA